GATGAAAGGCAAAATGATACCCATCTTAGTCGCTTTAATTGCTGGTAGCATGGCGTCCATTGCCAGCGCAGTGTTAATTGCCAAATATATGCAAGCCGATGAAAGCATTATTGGTAGCATGTATACCAAATCCGTTACTGCACCTATCGCCATGGGTATTGCAGAACGCATTCAAGTCTCCCCAACACTCACCGCCGTATTCACGGTGATTACTGGCATTTTGGGGGCTATTTTAGCGCCGTACATTTTAGATATTTTTAAGATTAGGCCTTGGTGGATAAGAGGCACTGCTATTGGCGTTGGTGCGCATGGTTTAGGCATTACCCGCGCCTTTAGTGTTAATGAACAAGCAGGCATTTTTGCCAGTATGGCAATGGGTTTAAATGGCGTGCTGAGCGCCATAATTTTGCCCTATGTTTATACACTATTACATGGATAAATATGAGAATACAACGTGGCTAAAGCAGCAAAAACAAATAACATAGAACGCATTTTGCATAACCAAGGTTTTGGTTCACGCAAGCTTTGTCGCATCATGATTATTAATGAAGAAGTAACCGTTAATGGTGAGCTCTGTGACGACCCTAATGCTGTGTTTGCATTAGATCATTTGCAGTTTACCGTGCAGGGTGAAGCATGGGATTACAAACAACAATCTTACTTAATGATGCACAAGCCAAGCAATTACGAATGCTCGCACAAAACCCAACACCACCCGACCATTTATAGCTTATTACCACACCCATTAGTCGAACGCGGTGTGCAATGTATCGGGCGATTAGATGAAGATACAACTGGCTTAATCCTCATTTCAGACGATGGACAGTTTATCCACAAAATGAGCTCGCCAAAACATAAAGTCCCTAAAGTGTATGAAGTGACGTGCAAACACCCTATCAGCGATGAACAAATCACCCATATTTTAAATGGCGTACAACTGGTAGACGAAGATAACCCTATCGCTGCGCTAGAATGCACGCGCCTTTCAGACAATGTCATTCATATGACCTTAGCAGAAGGTAAATACCACCAAGTTAAACGCATGGTGGCCGCCATTAGCAACCGTGTAGAAGGCTTAAAGCGCATTCAAATTGGCAAACTTCAATTACCTGACGACTTAAAAGTGGGTGAATGGCGATGGTTAAGTGAACAAGACATGCTTGCCCTTAACAGCAACGCCCACTTCACTTAACCTATCGAATAAGCTCAGTTTTACTCAAACTACTGGATCGCCACGCTATGCTCGCGATGACAGGCTGGCTAGCAATCCATGACCATACTTAAATGCCAGACTGCCACGCCGCGCTCGCAGTGACAGAAAAGGGGTGTGAAGTAGGCTTTGTAGGGTGAGCAGATGCTGTCCACGCGTTAGTTTCCATGTCAAAAATTGTAACGCCTGACTACGCTAGTTAACCGCCCTACCTGACTGATCAATGGCAGTTGTCAGCTGTCATACCTGGTTTAGTCTCTTGTTTCATGCTCTATTTGGTTTTCAGTGTTTTGCTCTTGACTATCCATTAGTGAAATAGCCTTTTATTAAACAAAATAGCATCTAGCGATATATCAAATACGCGCTCGATATTGTTGGATGTCAGCACTTCTTGTGTCTTACCTGCAGCTGCTAGTTTGCCTGCTTTCATGAGTAATACTTGGTCGGCGTAGCGCAAGGCTAAATTAAGGTCATGGATTACCATACACACACCAATATTGTTGCAAATAGCTAATTTACACATCAAGCTTAATACTTGGTGCTGATGTTTTAAGTCTAAGGCAGATGTGGGCTCATCTAAAAAGAGGTAGGTATTCTTGGTATCCCATAATTGCGCAATGACTCTTGCCAGTTGGACGCGCTGTTGCTCTCCGCCAGATAGTGTTGGAAACACCCTATGTGTTAGTGCCAAACAATCCAGTGATTGTAATGCGCGCATGGCTATTTCATCATCTAGACCACTAGATGTGTTGTTACTATAAGGATGACGCCCCATTTTGACGATATCAAAAGCCGTAAAAGGGAAATCGATGGCAGTAGATTGAGATAATACTGCTCTTGTTTTGGATAATGCCGCTAACGAGTAAGCGTGTATGGATTGATTGTTAATACTGATACTGCCTACCTGAAACTGCATGGCGCCTGTTAAACATTTAAGTAAGGTGGATTTGCCTGCCCCGTTTTGTCCTAAAATGGCAGTGACATTTGCCACGGGAATTTGTGCAGAGACATTATCTAGCAGTAAGCGGTCTCCTAAAGAAAATGTAAGTCAAGTCTTTTTGAGAATAAGTCTTAATTAGATTTAGAAGATGATTATTTACAGTGTTGTCTATTGTTGACATAAATAAAAGTAAAATAGTCATCTGTTCACTTAAAAAGCGATTCAGTCAGGCATCGTAGCGCGTATAACAAGCATGCGCATTATGGTTCGCTTGATTGGCGCCAAATTGATTAGGTATATTGAATGATAGCCGTCTTTTTTTTAGCGCTGGCATTAAGCATGGATGCATTTGCGGTTTCGATTGGCTTAGGAGCCAAACATGCCGTTAATCGTAAACAATTAGCTTTAATGGCAGCCCTCTATTTTGGTCTATTCCAAGGCATAATGCCTTTGATTGGCTACTTGGCTGGCAAGCGTATTCTGGGCTGGGCCGAAGCCTATACCGATGGAATTGCCTTTTTTATATTGCTCATGATTGGTGGAAAAATGGTGCATGAATCATTTTTTGCTGG
This region of Methylophilaceae bacterium genomic DNA includes:
- a CDS encoding LrgB family protein, with translation MTDRLPISEIWVYLSGDPLFALVLTLATYQLGYTLYVKSNRNPILNPAAISIILISVIISQFGFGNSYQDAYQQYFEGAQFVHFLLGTATVALAVPIYRGFAQMKGKMIPILVALIAGSMASIASAVLIAKYMQADESIIGSMYTKSVTAPIAMGIAERIQVSPTLTAVFTVITGILGAILAPYILDIFKIRPWWIRGTAIGVGAHGLGITRAFSVNEQAGIFASMAMGLNGVLSAIILPYVYTLLHG
- a CDS encoding pseudouridine synthase gives rise to the protein MAKAAKTNNIERILHNQGFGSRKLCRIMIINEEVTVNGELCDDPNAVFALDHLQFTVQGEAWDYKQQSYLMMHKPSNYECSHKTQHHPTIYSLLPHPLVERGVQCIGRLDEDTTGLILISDDGQFIHKMSSPKHKVPKVYEVTCKHPISDEQITHILNGVQLVDEDNPIAALECTRLSDNVIHMTLAEGKYHQVKRMVAAISNRVEGLKRIQIGKLQLPDDLKVGEWRWLSEQDMLALNSNAHFT
- a CDS encoding heme ABC transporter ATP-binding protein, translating into MLDNVSAQIPVANVTAILGQNGAGKSTLLKCLTGAMQFQVGSISINNQSIHAYSLAALSKTRAVLSQSTAIDFPFTAFDIVKMGRHPYSNNTSSGLDDEIAMRALQSLDCLALTHRVFPTLSGGEQQRVQLARVIAQLWDTKNTYLFLDEPTSALDLKHQHQVLSLMCKLAICNNIGVCMVIHDLNLALRYADQVLLMKAGKLAAAGKTQEVLTSNNIERVFDISLDAILFNKRLFH
- a CDS encoding manganese efflux pump encodes the protein MIAVFFLALALSMDAFAVSIGLGAKHAVNRKQLALMAALYFGLFQGIMPLIGYLAGKRILGWAEAYTDGIAFFILLMIGGKMVHESFFAGKADDIKNITHQVMLMLAIATSIDALAAGVALNVLALHPLLSCFIIAITTTLFSYAGVLVGAKSGTKLESRAELLGGVVLILIGLKILLL